In one Lolium rigidum isolate FL_2022 chromosome 3, APGP_CSIRO_Lrig_0.1, whole genome shotgun sequence genomic region, the following are encoded:
- the LOC124697886 gene encoding OVARIAN TUMOR DOMAIN-containing deubiquitinating enzyme 3-like isoform X2, with protein MAPATRPSNATLLARLGDGTARFELLEGPAPAPASPVWPQLHCFARIGPSLRGGWSAALNKVEHYGVQRVTGDGRCMFRALAKGMAKTRGIPLTPRDEVQDADDLRLAVKEVICDNQTERQKYEEAVIAITVDESLKRYCQRIRRPDFWGGESELLVLSRLCRQPIIIYIPEREYRGRGNGFIPIAEYGLEFTKDSKVGKKRVPVRLLYSGTNHYDLLI; from the exons atggcgccggcgacgcggccaTCCAACG CCACACTTCTGGCGCGACTCGGGGATGGAACGGCCAGGTTCGAGCTCCTCGAAGGCCCCGCGCCTGCTCCCGCGTCGCCTGTTTGGCCCCAGCTCCACTGCTTCGCCAGGATTGGCCCCTCCCT GAGGGGCGGGTGGTCGGCGGCGCTGAACAAGGTGGAGCATTACGGGGTCCAGAGAGTCACGGGCGACGGCCGGTGCATGTTTCGGGCGTTG GCTAAAGGAATGGCAAAGACCAGGGGTATTCCACTGACCCCAAGGGATGAGGTCCAAGATGCAG ATGATTTACGGCTGGCAGTGAAAGAAGTTATATGTGACAACCAAACTGAGCGTCAAAAGTATGAAGAGGCAGTTATAGCCATTACAGTGGATGAGTCATTGAAACG GTACTGCCAAAGGATCAGACGGCCTGATTTCTGGGGTGGGGAGTCAGAACTGTTG GTTTTGTCTAGACTGTGTCGGCAACCAATTATTATTTACATTCCAGAGCGTGAG TACCGTGGACGGGGTAATGGTTTTATTCCCATTGCTGAATACGGGTTGGAATTCACCAAAGACTCGAAAGTGGGGAAGAAAAGGGTGCCAGTGAGACTATTATACAGTGGGACGAACCATTATGATCTGCTGATATAA
- the LOC124697886 gene encoding OVARIAN TUMOR DOMAIN-containing deubiquitinating enzyme 3-like isoform X1, whose translation MASQSPLISLILVAATLLARLGDGTARFELLEGPAPAPASPVWPQLHCFARIGPSLRGGWSAALNKVEHYGVQRVTGDGRCMFRALAKGMAKTRGIPLTPRDEVQDADDLRLAVKEVICDNQTERQKYEEAVIAITVDESLKRYCQRIRRPDFWGGESELLVLSRLCRQPIIIYIPEREYRGRGNGFIPIAEYGLEFTKDSKVGKKRVPVRLLYSGTNHYDLLI comes from the exons ATGGCTTCCCAATCCCCACTCATTTCGCTGATCCTTGTCGCAGCCACACTTCTGGCGCGACTCGGGGATGGAACGGCCAGGTTCGAGCTCCTCGAAGGCCCCGCGCCTGCTCCCGCGTCGCCTGTTTGGCCCCAGCTCCACTGCTTCGCCAGGATTGGCCCCTCCCT GAGGGGCGGGTGGTCGGCGGCGCTGAACAAGGTGGAGCATTACGGGGTCCAGAGAGTCACGGGCGACGGCCGGTGCATGTTTCGGGCGTTG GCTAAAGGAATGGCAAAGACCAGGGGTATTCCACTGACCCCAAGGGATGAGGTCCAAGATGCAG ATGATTTACGGCTGGCAGTGAAAGAAGTTATATGTGACAACCAAACTGAGCGTCAAAAGTATGAAGAGGCAGTTATAGCCATTACAGTGGATGAGTCATTGAAACG GTACTGCCAAAGGATCAGACGGCCTGATTTCTGGGGTGGGGAGTCAGAACTGTTG GTTTTGTCTAGACTGTGTCGGCAACCAATTATTATTTACATTCCAGAGCGTGAG TACCGTGGACGGGGTAATGGTTTTATTCCCATTGCTGAATACGGGTTGGAATTCACCAAAGACTCGAAAGTGGGGAAGAAAAGGGTGCCAGTGAGACTATTATACAGTGGGACGAACCATTATGATCTGCTGATATAA